From one Formosa sediminum genomic stretch:
- a CDS encoding Bor family protein, translating into MFKKTMKMMTVVFASSMLLTSCYSYTSVVGEGAKGNAQTTAWNHYVVYGLAPVGVSDSKEMAKGATDYNVTTRQTFVNGLVAALTFGIYTPTTTTVTR; encoded by the coding sequence ATGTTTAAAAAAACAATGAAAATGATGACCGTAGTATTTGCGTCATCAATGCTATTAACATCTTGTTATTCTTACACTAGTGTTGTAGGTGAAGGAGCAAAAGGAAATGCCCAAACTACAGCATGGAACCATTACGTAGTATACGGATTAGCTCCAGTAGGAGTATCAGATTCTAAAGAAATGGCAAAAGGAGCAACAGACTATAATGTTACAACTAGACAAACTTTTGTTAACGGTTTAGTAGCTGCTCTTACTTTTGGAATTTATACTCCAACTACAACTACTGTTACTAGATAG